In one Cervus canadensis isolate Bull #8, Minnesota chromosome 22, ASM1932006v1, whole genome shotgun sequence genomic region, the following are encoded:
- the AMIGO3 gene encoding amphoterin-induced protein 3 codes for MARLVLQGTLLCLLRVGLGTQDSDSLLPHAPHNCPQKCVCAADLLDCAGLGLREVPGTLPAAAAHLDLSHNALQRLTPGWLAPLSRLRTLHLNHNELEALGRGVFTNASSLRLLDLSSNALRALGRHDLDGLGALETLRLFNNHLAHLDERAFHRLGTLSHLYLGCNELSFFSFNHLHGLGSAHLRVLDLSSNRIRRTPVPDLAALPAFLKNGLYLHNNPLPCDCRLYHLLRRWHQRGLSAVSDFAREYTCLAFKVPTSRVRFFAHSRVFENCSVALAQDLERPEEQLHVQVGRSLRLHCNTSAPALHVAWVSPQHELLVAPGSRNGSIAVLADGSLTIGSVQPWHEGVFVCLATGPRLHHNQTHEYNVSVSFPHPEPDAFNTGFTTLLGCAVGLMLVLLYLFAPPCPGCRRCYHRTCRCCRRWPQTPSPLQELSAQSSVLSTTPPDAPSRKASVHKHVVFLEPGRRGLNGRVQLAVAEDFDLYNPSGLRLKAGSESTSSTASEGLVMT; via the coding sequence ATGGCCCGGCTGGTGCTGCAGGGCACACTACTGTGCCTGCTGCGCGTCGGGTTAGGCACCCAGGACTCGGACAGCCTCCTGCCCCACGCGCCTCACAACTGCCCCCAGAAATGCGTCTGTGCTGCCGACCTGCTGGATTGCGCCGGCCTGGGGCTGCGGGAGGTGCCGGGCACGTTACCGGCCGCGGCTGCACACCTCGACCTGAGCCACAACGCGCTCCAGCGCCTGACCCCCGGCTGGCTGGCGCCCCTCTCCCGGCTCCGCACCCTGCATTTAAATCACAATGAGCTGGAGGCGCTGGGTCGGGGAGTTTTCACCAACGCCAGTAGCCTGCGGCTGCTCGATCTGTCATCTAACGCCCTGCGGGCACTTGGCCGCCACGACCTCGACGGGCTGGGAGCGCTAGAGACGCTGCGTCTGTTCAATAACCACCTGGCGCACTTGGACGAACGTGCCTTCCACCGCTTGGGCACACTCAGTCATCTCTACCTGGGCTGCAACGAActctcattcttctctttcaaccACCTGCACGGGTTGGGCTCAGCCCACCTGCGTGTTCTGGATCTCTCCTCAAACCGCATACGACGCACCCCTGTGCCTGACCTGGCAGCGCTGCCTGCCTTTCTCAAGAACGGCCTTTACCTGCACAACAACCCATTACCCTGTGACTGCCGTCTCTACCACCTGCTGCGACGCTGGCACCAGCGGGGGCTCAGTGCCGTGAGCGACTTTGCCCGCGAGTACACCTGCCTGGCCTTCAAGGTACCCACCTCCCGCGTGCGCTTCTTTGCGCACAGCCGTGTCTTCGAGAACTGCTCGGTGGCCCTGGCTCAGGACCTGGAACGGCCAGAAGAGCAGCTGCACGTGCAGGTGGGGCGGTCCCTGCGGCTACACTGCAACACCAGCGCCCCAGCCCTGCACGTGGCCTGGGTTTCCCCGCAGCATGAGCTGCTCGTGGCACCAGGATCTCGCAATGGCAGCATTGCAGTGCTGGCCGACGGCAGCCTGACCATCGGCAGCGTGCAGCCGTGGCACGAGGGTGTCTTTGTGTGCCTGGCCACCGGGCCCCGCCTGCATCACAACCAGACGCACGAGTACAATGTGAGCGTGTCCTTTCCCCACCCAGAGCCCGACGCTTTCAACACCGGCTTCACCACGCTGCTGGGCTGCGCCGTGGGCCTGATGCTCGTGCTCCTCTACCTGTTCGCGCCGCCCTGCCCCGGCTGCCGCCGCTGCTACCACCGCACCtgccgctgctgccgccgctgGCCGCAAACACCCAGCCCGCTCCAGGAGCTGAGCGCGCAGTCCTCCGTGCTCAGCACCACACCACCTGACGCACCCAGCCGCAAAGCCAGCGTCCACAAGCACGTGGTCTTTCTGGAGCCTGGCAGGAGGGGCCTCAATGGTCGTGTGCAGCTAGCGGTAGCTGAGGACTTCGACCTCTACAATCCCTCGGGCCTGCGGCTCAAGGCTGGCTCCGAGTCCACTAGCTCCACAGCCTCTGAAGGTCTGGTGATGACCTAG